One part of the Vicia villosa cultivar HV-30 ecotype Madison, WI linkage group LG6, Vvil1.0, whole genome shotgun sequence genome encodes these proteins:
- the LOC131613898 gene encoding uncharacterized mitochondrial protein AtMg00310-like yields the protein MSVYVISDGVVNDIEKMLNSFWWGGGGGGNRGIHWLAWEKFVCPKRDGGMGFRDFRAFNLAMVAKQGWKLLSNPTSLVSRFFKARYFPNSSFLDAKLGSNPRFLWRSLWKAKDVLCLDCRWSIRNGSNIKFLHEPWLRGSKDLRIIGLFPQGVYHLSVQDILLPNIKSWKTQLVNSLFNQVVAKEIFSIPLI from the coding sequence ATGAGTGTGTATGTTATTTCTGATGGAGTGGTGAATGATATTGAGAAGATGCTAAATTCTTTTTGGTGGGGAGGAGGTGGTGGGGGTAATAGAGGTATTCATTGGTTGGCTTGGGAGAAGTTCGTGTGTCCGAAGAGAGATGGAGGTATGGGTTTTAGAGATTTTAGAGCCTTTAACTTGGCTATGGTAGCTAAACAGGGTTGGAAGTTGTTGTCTAATCCCACCTCTTTAGTTTCCAGATTCTTCAAAGCAAGGTACTTTCCTAATTCCTCGTTTTTGGATGCTAAGTTAGGCTCTAATCCGAGATTTTTGTGGAGAAGTCTCTGGAAGGCTAAGGATGTTTTGTGTTTGGATTGTAGGTGGAGCATTAGGAATGGTAGTAACATCAAATTCTTACATGAACCTTGGCTCCGTGGCAGCAAGGATTTGCGCATTATCGGCCTGTTTCCTCAAGGTGTGTATCATCTTTCGGTTCAAGATATTCTTTTACCCAATATTAAGAGTTGGAAAACTCAACTTGTTAATTCATTATTTAATCAGGTTGTTGCGAAAGAAATCTTTAGTATTCCCTTGATATAG